The following proteins are co-located in the Hemitrygon akajei chromosome 25, sHemAka1.3, whole genome shotgun sequence genome:
- the LOC140716299 gene encoding uncharacterized protein, translating to MSTRSSIKSLSKSSSSCDRGSRASSKATQARAKAEAAKVRARFAKEELEVKMKAAAREAENQKEKAAREAENQKEKAAREAEAAAREAENQKEAAAREAENELERKRVEARLEALKLEREAAAAKVEAELIEDAEEMHDPKDGKSTSEKIGLERTRDYVQSQMEWKTLSSSPYLFDNVPLHEESWRGPTASRPSEEDNLPSQLCDEPRNARAHDNGL from the exons atgtcaacccgatccagcatcaagtcgttgtcaaagtcatcgtcatcctgcgataggggcagtagggcatcaagtaaggccacccaagcaagagcgaaagcagaagccgccaaggtgcgagcgcgctttgccaaagaagaattagaagtaaagatgaaagcggctgccagagaagccgaaaaccagaaggaaaaggctgccagagaagccgaaaaccagaaggaaaaggctgccagagaagccgaagcggctgccagagaagccgaaaaccagaaggaagcggctgccagagaagccgaaaacgaattggaaaggaaaagggtagaggcacggttagaagcgctgaagctagaacgagaagcagcagctgccaaggtggaagcagagttaatagaagacgccgaagaaatgcatgatccgaaggacggaaaatctacctcagaaaagatcggattggaacgtacaagggactatgtccaatctcaaatggaatggaagactctttcttcctctccttacttattcgataacgtcccacttcacgaggagtcttggagaggcccgacggcatcacgtccatccgaggaagataatttaccctcgcaactctgcgatgaacccaggaatgcaagggctcacgacaa CGGGCTGTAA